The Candidatus Omnitrophota bacterium genome has a window encoding:
- a CDS encoding glutamine synthetase III: MAIRQEALFKVKSVDLKKQAVLKKVSSYFGENTFNIETMQKHISKKTFDAFKRWMSEGVTITLEQANEIADAMKEWAMAKGATYYTHWFQPMTGLTAEKHDSFISFVKPGKVIEKFSGSKLIQGEPDASSFPSGGIRATFEARGYTAWDPSSPAFIIESTLGNTLCIPTIFISYHGEALDKKLPLLRSDEALSKAAVNLLKLFGHKDVKKVVSTCGPEQEYFLIDKNYYNLRQDLLLTGRTLIGAPSPKGQQLEDQYFGAIKERVVNFMFEVAEEAYKLGIPVMTRHNEVAPHQYEFAPIFEESNIAADHNQLLMELMKKVALRHNMVCLLHEKPFAGINGSGKHLNWSLADDKGNNLLNPGDTPEDNLQFLTVLVAVLRAVYLHADLLRASVAMAGNEHRLGANEAPPAIISAFLGEQLTGILDMIEKGVKNKISKRDIIDLGIARLPQFNKDTTDRNRTSPFAFTGNKFEFRAVGSSQNISTPIAIINTIIADSLDYVAGEIRKESKGKDFGTATLRVIARLAKETKNVRFEGNNYAPEWIKEAKKRGLPNVASTYQSLEALIDKNNIALFEKYKVFSKEEIVARYHIWVHTYNTTIEIEAQTLNEMVNASVVPAGYEYQKLLSGNLNKLVILAKTGGVKIDKRTLDDQKKHLAEIAQKIYYVRRNLHEMTDLLDRAQKLHHEERAKIYFEELKPLMEHIRKHADALECVVSDEHWDLPKYREMLFIK; encoded by the coding sequence ATGGCAATTCGACAGGAAGCATTATTTAAAGTAAAGAGCGTGGATTTGAAAAAACAAGCAGTCCTAAAAAAAGTTTCCAGCTATTTTGGAGAGAATACCTTTAATATCGAGACCATGCAGAAACATATATCCAAAAAAACATTCGATGCCTTTAAGCGCTGGATGTCCGAGGGCGTAACTATAACTCTAGAGCAGGCAAATGAAATAGCTGACGCCATGAAAGAATGGGCAATGGCAAAGGGCGCTACCTATTATACTCATTGGTTCCAGCCCATGACAGGACTTACGGCGGAAAAGCATGACAGCTTTATCTCTTTTGTGAAACCGGGTAAGGTAATAGAGAAGTTTTCCGGATCTAAATTAATCCAGGGCGAGCCGGACGCAAGCAGTTTTCCGTCAGGCGGAATACGCGCCACATTCGAGGCGCGCGGTTATACCGCATGGGATCCTTCGAGCCCGGCTTTCATAATAGAATCTACGCTCGGTAACACACTCTGCATACCTACCATATTCATATCTTATCACGGAGAAGCTCTTGATAAGAAGCTGCCGCTTTTACGATCTGATGAAGCGCTTAGCAAGGCAGCGGTCAATCTTCTGAAACTTTTCGGGCATAAAGATGTGAAGAAAGTGGTGTCCACATGCGGTCCGGAGCAGGAATATTTCCTTATAGATAAAAACTACTATAATTTGAGGCAGGATCTATTATTAACGGGGAGGACTCTGATAGGAGCCCCCTCGCCAAAGGGACAGCAGCTTGAAGACCAGTATTTTGGCGCCATCAAAGAACGTGTCGTAAATTTCATGTTTGAAGTCGCTGAAGAAGCATATAAATTAGGCATACCGGTAATGACAAGGCATAACGAAGTCGCGCCTCATCAGTATGAGTTCGCTCCGATATTCGAAGAATCGAACATAGCCGCTGACCACAATCAGCTTCTCATGGAACTCATGAAAAAAGTTGCGTTACGGCATAACATGGTATGCTTGCTCCACGAAAAACCATTCGCGGGAATAAATGGGAGCGGCAAGCACCTCAACTGGTCGCTCGCTGATGATAAAGGAAATAACCTTTTGAATCCGGGAGATACACCTGAAGACAATCTACAATTCCTGACCGTCCTCGTAGCGGTTTTAAGGGCTGTCTACCTACATGCTGATCTGCTGCGTGCAAGCGTAGCGATGGCAGGCAATGAGCATCGTCTTGGAGCTAACGAAGCGCCACCGGCCATTATAAGCGCTTTTCTGGGAGAACAGCTGACCGGCATCCTTGATATGATAGAGAAGGGTGTTAAAAATAAAATTTCCAAGCGAGATATAATAGACCTTGGCATTGCGCGCCTTCCGCAGTTTAACAAAGACACGACTGACAGGAACCGCACATCACCATTCGCGTTCACAGGAAATAAATTTGAATTCAGAGCTGTCGGATCTTCGCAAAATATATCGACTCCTATAGCTATTATCAACACGATAATCGCCGATTCCCTCGACTATGTTGCGGGCGAGATCAGGAAAGAGTCCAAAGGAAAAGATTTCGGCACAGCCACTCTTCGAGTAATAGCGAGGCTGGCCAAGGAAACAAAGAATGTCAGATTCGAAGGTAATAACTATGCGCCCGAGTGGATTAAGGAAGCAAAAAAAAGAGGGTTGCCCAATGTGGCATCCACCTATCAATCTCTCGAAGCGCTTATAGACAAGAATAATATAGCGCTATTTGAAAAATACAAAGTATTCTCAAAAGAAGAGATCGTCGCCCGTTATCATATCTGGGTACATACTTATAATACAACTATTGAGATCGAGGCTCAGACACTTAACGAAATGGTAAATGCAAGCGTTGTGCCTGCCGGTTATGAGTATCAAAAATTACTATCCGGCAATCTCAATAAGCTGGTAATTTTGGCAAAAACCGGCGGAGTTAAAATAGACAAAAGAACCCTCGATGACCAGAAGAAGCATTTGGCGGAGATCGCGCAGAAGATTTACTATGTAAGGCGCAATCTGCACGAAATGACAGATCTACTGGATCGCGCACAGAAACTGCATCATGAAGAGAGGGCAAAGATTTATTTTGAAGAACTAAAACCTCTGATGGAACATATAAGGAAGCACGCTGACGCGCTCGAATGCGTAGTTTCCGACGAGCATTGGGACCTGCCGAAATACAGAGAGATGCTTTTTATAAAATAG
- a CDS encoding P-II family nitrogen regulator, with product MKLVVAVIQPHKLEDVLQELDKCEIHLKTVSNVLGCGRQKGITQIYRGRKETGNLLKKVRLEIAVNEKFVEPTIAAISKAAKTGNIGDGKIFVLNLEECIRIRTGERGQEAIG from the coding sequence ATGAAGTTAGTAGTCGCTGTTATTCAGCCGCATAAACTTGAAGATGTCCTGCAGGAGCTGGACAAGTGCGAAATACATCTTAAAACTGTTTCCAACGTCCTGGGATGCGGAAGGCAAAAAGGAATAACTCAAATATACCGTGGCAGAAAAGAAACTGGAAATCTGCTAAAAAAAGTAAGGCTTGAGATCGCAGTAAATGAGAAATTTGTGGAACCCACTATAGCCGCAATCAGTAAGGCCGCTAAGACGGGCAATATAGGCGACGGAAAGATATTTGTGCTGAACCTCGAAGAGTGCATAAGGATAAGAACGGGCGAGAGGGGACAGGAAGCTATAGGGTAG